A single window of Jaculus jaculus isolate mJacJac1 chromosome 22, mJacJac1.mat.Y.cur, whole genome shotgun sequence DNA harbors:
- the LOC101615470 gene encoding four and a half LIM domains protein 1-like, with protein sequence MAEKYTCRYCKTSLQGKKYVQKDNYSCCLPCFDKFCANICVECQNPISADSKELHYQNRFWHDTCFHCAKCHCPLATETFACKDDTILCNSCAIQEISPTCKGCSQPILPGDKNVEYKGTIWHNNCFTCSNCNNVIGTGSFFPKDDAFYCVDCHKAMFAKRCVKCNQPIMSGGVTYQDQPWHAECFVCAVCSKTLAGQRFAVVEDQFYCVDCYKNSVAKKCAGCKNPITGFGKGSSVVNYEGQSWHDYCFHCKSCSTNLANKRFVFHEEQVFCPDCAKKQL encoded by the coding sequence ATGGCTGAGAAGTACACCTGCCGCTATTGTAAGACGTCCTTGCAGGGCAAGAAGTACGTGCAGAAAGACAACTACTCCTGCTGCTTGCCATGCTTTGACAAGTTCTGCGCCAACATCTGTGTGGAATGCCAGAACCCCATCAGTGCCGATTCCAAGGAACTCCACTACCAAAACCGCTTCTGGCACGACACTTGCTTCCATTGCGCCAAATGCCACTGCCCCTTGGCCACCGAGACCTTTGCGTGCAAGGACGACACTATCCTATGCAACAGTTGTGCCATCCAGGAGATCTCCCCCACGTGCAAAGGGTGCTCCCAGCCCATCTTGCCTGGAGACAAGAACGTGGAATACAAGGGCACCATTTGGCACAACAACTGTTTCACCTGCAGCAACTGCAACAATGTCATCGGCACGGGCAGCTTCTTCCCGAAGGACGACGCCTTCTACTGCGTGGATTGTCACAAGGCCATGTTCGCCAAGCGCTGCGTCAAGTGCAACCAGCCCATCATGTCCGGAGGGGTCACCTACCAGGACCAGCCCTGGCACGCGGAGTGCTTCGTGTGCGCCGTCTGCTCCAAGACGCTGGCCGGGCAGCGTTTCGCCGTGGTGGAGGATCAGTTTTACTGTGTGGATTGCTACAAGAACTCTGTGGCCAAGAAGTGCGCCGGATGCAAGAACCCCATCACCGGCTTCGGCAAAGGCTCCAGCGTGGTGAACTATGAAGGGCAGTCGTGGCATGATTACTGCTTCCACTGCAAAAGCTGCTCCACAAACCTGGCCAACAAACGCTTCGTGTTCCACGAGGAGCAGGTGTTCTGCCCCGACTGTGCCAAGAAGCAGCTGTAA